Proteins encoded within one genomic window of Setaria italica strain Yugu1 chromosome IV, Setaria_italica_v2.0, whole genome shotgun sequence:
- the LOC101769473 gene encoding serine/arginine-rich splicing factor RSZ21A has protein sequence MARLYVGNLDPRVTARELEDEFRTFGVLRSVWVARKPPGFAFIDFDDKRDAEDAIRDLDGKNGWRVEISRNSSSGRGGRDRQGGSESKCYECGETGHFARECRLRIGSGGLGSGRRRSRSRSRSRSPRYRRSPSYGRRSTVLQHALPGVVVCHQLQLVDAAIAGHRSTTVHERRLHMIMGTAAAGARARYLSDECSVTDVALWPASYDQ, from the exons ATGGCCCGCTTGTACGTCGGGAACCTGGATCCCCGGGTGACGGCTCGGGAGCTCGAGGACGAGTTCCGCACCTTCGGAGTTCTTCGGAG TGTTTGGGTTGCTCGGAAGCCACCTGGCTTTGCATTTATTGACTTTGATGATAAGAGAGACGCTGAGGATGCAATCCGTGATCTAGATG GCAAGAATGGATGGAGGGTTGAGATATCACGTAATTCCAGCAGTGGTCGTGGTGGTCGTGATCGGCAAGGTGGGTCTGAGTCTAAGTGCTACGAGTGTGGTGAGACTGGGCACTTTGCTCGTGAGTGTCGTTTGAGGATTGGTTCTGGAGGTCTAGGCAGTGGAAGGCGCCGAAGCAGGAGTCGAAGCCGCAGCCGCAGTCCCAGATACCGCCGGAGTCCAAGTTACGGAAGAAG AAGTACAGTCCTGCAGCACGCTCTCCCAGGCGTCGTAGTGTGTCACCAGCTCCAGCTCGTGGACGCAGCTATAGCAGGTCACCGCAGTACAACCGTGCACGAGAGGCGTCTCCATATGATAATGG GTACCGCCGCAGCAGGAGCTAGAGCCAGATACTTGTCTGATGAGTGTTCTGTGACAGATGTTGCTCTTTGGCCTGCCAGTTATGATCAGTAA
- the LOC101769067 gene encoding cyclic nucleotide-gated ion channel 17 has translation MMFGSRRVEDEMALTRQRTVRFHDERAKATIPIHQKQHGLAASRLGLGSSGKNKIFVAGDDLWYNKIIDPSSDFILTWTYIFRVSCFIALFMDPLYFYVPIIDYRPTPAGTPTIPCAGKDRRIAIIVTVFRSIVDLFYAIQIIIKFRTAYINPNSKLGVFGRGDLITDHKEIAKQYLRSDFAVDLVASLPLPQIIIWSVIPAIKYSSSEHGNDMLLLVALFQYILRLYLMISLNNKIVKITGVFAKTAWQGAAYNLLLYMIASHVLGALWYLLSVDRQFACWKKYCNETEIRYLYCGVIPDPSWNGTLVFSRCNASSKPDFDFGMFQPLLYNETPNQSFLKKYVYCLWWGLQNLSCYGQTLTVSTFLGETLYAIFLAMVGLVLFAHLIGKVQTYLQSITARVEEWRIKQKDTEEWMRHRQLPHELRERVRRFIHYKWLATRGVDEESILIALPADLRRDIKRHLCLDLVRRVPLFSQMDDQLLDAICERLVSSLSTEGTYIVREGDLVTEMLFIIRGKLESSTTDGGRTGFFNSITLKPGEFCGEELLEWALVPKPTVNLPSSTRTVKAILEVEAFALRAEDLRFVASQFRRLHSRKLQHTFRYYSHHWKTWAACFIQHAWRRHKRRKMAKDLRMRESFSSMRSYEGHGSPEQNFTLRRGVSIIKELPKFRKPSEPDFSAEHDD, from the exons ATGATGTTCGGTTCGAGGAGGGTGGAGGACGAGATGGCGCTCACGAGGCAGCGGACCGTCAG ATTCCATGATGAGAGGGCAAAGGCAACTATACCCATTCACCAGAAACAGCATGGGCTGGCTGCTAGCAGGCTTGGCTTGGGAAGTTCAGGGAAAAACAAGATTTTTGTGGCAGGAGATGACTTGTGGTACAACAAGATTATTGACCCATCAAGCGACTTCATCTTGACATGGACCTACATCTTCCGTGTGTCATGCTTCATTGCTCTGTTCATGGATCCTCTGTATTTCTATGTGCCTATAATCGATTACAGGCCAACTCCTGCTGGCACACCAACCATTCCTTGTGCTGGGAAGGATAGACGCATAGCCATCATCGTTACTGTCTTCCGATCAATTGTTGATCTCTTTTATGCCATCCAGATAATAATAAAGTTCAGGACCGCTTATATTAATCCAAACTCAAAATTAGGGGTTTTTGGTCGAGGAGATCTCATCACAGATCATAAGGAAATTGCAAAGCAGTATTTAAGATCTGACTTTGCAGTTGATTTAGTGGCTTCATTGCCTTTACCACAG aTCATTATTTGGTCTGTGATACCAGCTATCAAATATTCGTCGTCTGAGCATGGCAATGACATGCTGCTTCTGGTTGCTCTTTTCCAGTATATCCTACGATTATACCTCATGATTTCCTTGAATAATAAAATAGTCAAAATTACTGGAGTTTTTGCAAAGACTGCCTGGCAAGGAGCTGCATACAATCTGCTGTTATACATGATTGCTAGCCAT GTTTTAGGAGCACTATGGTACCTTCTATCCGTTGATCGCCAGTTCGCATGTTGGAAAAAATATTGCAATGAGACTGAAATTCGGTATCTGTATTGTGGTGTAATACCAGATCCTAGTTGGAACGGAACCTTAGTCTTTTCTAGATGTAATGCTAGTAGCAAACCCGATTTTGACTTTGGTATGTTCCAGCCACTGTTATACAACGAAACTCCTAATCAGAGCTTCCTGAAGAAATATGTCTATTGCCTTTGGTGGGGCTTGCAGAATCTAAG TTGCTATGGCCAAACATTGACTGTGAGTACCTTTCTTGGGGAGACACTGTATGCTATATTCTTGGCGATGGTCGGTCTTGTCTTGTTTGCGCATTTGATTGGAAAAGTCCAG ACCTACCTGCAATCAATCACTGCAAGGGTTGAGGAATGGAGAATAAAGCAGAAAGATACTGAGGAGTGGATGAGACATCGGCAACTACCCCATGAATTGCGGGAAAGAGTGAGAAGATTTATTCATTACAAGTGGCTGGCAACTCGAGGTGTGGATGAAGAATCTATATTGATTGCTCTGCCTGCAGATCTTCGCCGTGACATTAAGCGCCACCTTTGCCTGGATCTTGTTCGTCGG GTCCCACTTTTCTCCCAGATGGACGATCAACTTCTAGATGCCATCTGTGAGCGTCTTGTATCTTCCTTGAGCACAGAGGGTACATATATTGTCCGTGAAGGTGACCTGGTGACTGAGATGCTCTTTATCATTCGTGGTAAGCTGGAAAGTTCCACTACAGATGGTGGTCGGACGGGTTTCTTCAATTCAATCACCCTCAAACCTGGTGAATTCTGTGGCGAAGAGCTCCTCGAATGGGCTCTAGTTCCCAAGCCTACTGTCAACCTGCCATCATCCACTCGGACGGTGAAGGCAATCCTCGAAGTTGAGGCATTTGCTCTCCGAGCTGAGGACCTCAGGTTTGTCGCCAGCCAATTCAGGCGCCTCCACAGCAGGAAGCTGCAACACACTTTCCGGTACTACTCTCACCATTGGAAGACATGGGCCGCGTGCTTTATCCAGCATGCTTGGCGCCGCcacaagaggaggaagatggccaAGGACCTGAGAATGAGGGAATCATTCTCCTCCATGAGGTCATACGAAGGCCATGGCTCCCCCGAACAGAATTTCACGCTTAGGAGAGGAGTAAGCATCATCAAAGAATTGCCTAAGTTCAGGAAACCATCGGAGCCAGATTTCTCAGCAGAGCATGATGACTGA